The Pseudorhodobacter turbinis genome contains a region encoding:
- a CDS encoding di-heme oxidoredictase family protein, with translation MFRTALILSCLAAPAHTQTLGDVHLPLVPRTEAEAARIAAVTALTDDFSKAEAFEEKPAGAATVRAWTNADAFSQLSANMPFAHEMDFKLGNALFRKSWVASPSSTLGSDGLGPLYNARACQDCHLKDGRGHTPEGPEDRAVSMFLRLSVPAASSAEEIEGWIATANEPTYGGQLQDFAAPGHSAEGQMEITYTDVPVELADGTVVTLRDPSYSVSDPGFGPLHPDAMLSPRVAPQMIGLGLLEAISVADILAKVDADDADEDGISGRVAIVPSAAFGVPVLGRFGYKGGTGTVMDQSAAAFSGDMGLSTPLHPDPWGDCTKAQADCIAAPHGQEPENREGLEVDTLSLDLVTFYSRNLGVPERRDVSDPTVLRGKEVFYSLNCTSCHTPKYVTHRLTDQPEQSFQLIWPYTDLLLHDMGEGLADNRPEGRATGTEWKTPPLWGIGLTQQVSGHNQFLHDGRARNLLEAILWHGGEAKGARDGVVSLDTSDRDALIAFLESL, from the coding sequence ATGTTTCGAACCGCCCTGATCCTGTCCTGCCTTGCCGCGCCCGCCCATACGCAAACCCTAGGCGACGTGCATTTGCCGCTGGTTCCGCGCACAGAGGCTGAGGCAGCACGCATCGCGGCCGTCACCGCCCTGACCGATGATTTCAGCAAGGCTGAAGCGTTTGAGGAAAAGCCCGCAGGGGCGGCGACAGTGCGGGCTTGGACCAATGCCGATGCGTTTTCCCAGCTATCAGCCAATATGCCCTTCGCGCATGAAATGGACTTTAAGCTGGGCAATGCGCTGTTTCGCAAGTCATGGGTTGCCTCGCCCTCATCGACGCTTGGCTCGGACGGGTTGGGGCCGCTTTACAATGCGCGCGCCTGTCAGGATTGCCACCTCAAGGATGGTCGCGGCCATACGCCCGAGGGGCCGGAAGATCGCGCGGTGTCAATGTTCCTGCGTCTTTCGGTGCCCGCCGCCAGTAGCGCCGAGGAGATCGAGGGCTGGATCGCCACCGCCAATGAGCCGACTTACGGCGGTCAGCTTCAGGATTTCGCGGCCCCCGGCCATAGCGCCGAAGGGCAGATGGAGATCACCTATACCGATGTTCCGGTAGAGCTGGCTGATGGCACCGTTGTCACCCTGCGCGACCCGAGTTACTCGGTCAGCGATCCGGGCTTTGGCCCGCTTCACCCCGATGCCATGCTGTCCCCCCGCGTCGCCCCGCAGATGATCGGGCTGGGCCTGCTCGAGGCGATCTCCGTGGCCGATATTCTGGCTAAGGTCGATGCGGATGACGCGGACGAGGATGGTATTTCGGGTCGCGTGGCGATTGTGCCAAGCGCGGCATTCGGTGTGCCGGTGCTGGGGCGCTTTGGCTATAAGGGCGGCACCGGCACGGTGATGGATCAATCAGCGGCGGCCTTTTCGGGGGATATGGGGCTTTCGACGCCGCTGCACCCCGACCCTTGGGGCGATTGCACCAAGGCGCAAGCCGATTGCATCGCCGCCCCCCACGGGCAGGAACCCGAAAACCGTGAGGGGCTGGAGGTGGATACCCTCTCGCTTGATCTGGTAACCTTTTATTCGCGCAACCTCGGCGTGCCAGAGCGGCGCGACGTGTCGGACCCGACCGTTTTGCGCGGCAAGGAAGTGTTCTACTCCCTCAACTGTACCTCGTGTCATACCCCCAAATATGTCACCCACCGCCTGACCGACCAGCCAGAGCAGAGCTTTCAGCTGATCTGGCCCTATACCGATCTGCTTTTGCATGACATGGGCGAGGGGCTTGCCGACAACCGCCCCGAAGGCCGCGCCACGGGCACCGAATGGAAAACCCCGCCGCTTTGGGGGATCGGCCTGACACAGCAGGTTTCGGGCCACAATCAATTCCTGCATGATGGCCGCGCCCGCAACCTGCTGGAGGCGATTCTGTGGCATGGGGGCGAGGCAAAGGGCGCCCGCGATGGCGTCGTCTCGCTTGATACATCTGACCGCGATGCTTTGATCGCCTTTCTGGAAAGCCTTTGA
- a CDS encoding imelysin family protein, translating to MIRALALSLCLATPAFADFPETVRDHILPGYAGFAKAAEDLADTAAQSCDPQALRPAYNAAFDAWMGVQHLRFGPVEQGGLGLAIAYWPNPKGSGRRAQMAILTGDASLLEPENFAEQSVAARGLFALERLLYPRTELPADPCPLIRATTADLARVAGVVHAAWVDDYAETLLTAGEAGNTTYLTRPEARQALFTQLATALEFTDDTRLGRPLGSFTRPRPERAEALASGRPLRNILLSLKAQRAMVETLTPDAPKTIAAFDHAIVVGEALDDPLLAGVAEPESRLKVEILQQAIEALRQTVLSELGPELDVGIGFNAADGD from the coding sequence ATGATCCGCGCGCTTGCCCTTTCGCTTTGTCTTGCCACACCTGCCTTTGCCGATTTTCCCGAAACGGTGCGCGATCATATCCTTCCCGGCTATGCGGGATTTGCAAAGGCGGCCGAGGATTTGGCGGATACGGCGGCGCAAAGCTGTGATCCGCAGGCCCTGCGCCCCGCTTACAATGCGGCTTTTGATGCGTGGATGGGCGTGCAGCACCTGCGCTTTGGTCCGGTAGAGCAGGGCGGGCTTGGCCTTGCCATCGCCTATTGGCCCAACCCCAAGGGCAGCGGGCGGCGTGCGCAGATGGCCATCCTGACCGGCGATGCCTCTTTGCTGGAGCCTGAAAATTTTGCCGAACAATCCGTGGCGGCCCGCGGGTTGTTTGCGTTGGAGCGGCTGCTTTATCCAAGGACCGAGCTTCCTGCGGACCCTTGTCCCCTGATCCGCGCGACTACTGCCGATCTGGCGCGGGTTGCGGGGGTGGTCCATGCGGCATGGGTTGATGATTATGCCGAGACATTGCTGACCGCAGGCGAGGCGGGCAATACGACCTATCTGACCCGCCCCGAGGCCCGTCAGGCCTTGTTCACCCAGCTTGCCACCGCGCTTGAATTTACCGATGACACCCGCCTTGGCCGCCCTCTCGGCAGCTTTACCCGTCCGCGTCCCGAACGGGCCGAGGCTTTGGCATCAGGTCGTCCGCTGCGCAATATCTTGCTGTCGCTAAAGGCTCAACGTGCCATGGTTGAGACGCTGACACCGGACGCGCCGAAAACCATCGCGGCTTTTGATCATGCGATCGTCGTGGGCGAGGCTTTGGATGATCCGCTCTTGGCAGGGGTTGCCGAACCGGAAAGCCGTCTGAAGGTAGAGATTTTGCAACAAGCCATCGAGGCCTTGCGGCAAACCGTTCTGTCCGAACTGGGGCCGGAGCTGGATGTCGGTATCGGTTTTAACGCGGCGGATGGCGATTGA